A window of Punica granatum isolate Tunisia-2019 chromosome 8, ASM765513v2, whole genome shotgun sequence genomic DNA:
CCATGGTGTAGTATTATTGACAAAATATTATACAACAACTTCATGCTTAAGAATATACTCTTTACTTCCTCTGCTAGGGTTTCGTGACTGCAAGCTTAGAAAATGCGCAAGAAAGTGATCGTATCCGGCTCTATATTTACTAATTTCATCATCCCAAAGATCTTTAGCACTTCTTTCTTTCAACCACAAGTAGGACGCCTTTCAACTATGGAGTTCCCATAGAAGATATTTGTTTCCCGCAACTTGCAAAATACCATCATGGACATTTTATGGATTCCACACTTACGGGACATTTCAATGAGAGTCGATCCGAGGTTTGCATTGATATAAAACCTATTCTCCATAAATATTGTACAACATCTTCATGATCAAGAATATATTCTCAGCTTCCTTGGCAAGGCTTTCATTATTGTAAATTTGAAAACGCGCAAGAAAGTGACTGAATCAAGTCTGTATTTACTAATTTTGTCATCCAAAACATCTTTAGCCTTTCTCTCCCTCAACCATAAGTAGCAAGACCTTCAATTACGGAGTTCCATCCGAAGATATTCATCTCCTGCAACTTGCAAAACACCACCACGGACATTTTATAACTTCAACCCTTATAATACAATTTCACCTGGTATTGTAACTGAAAGCTGAGCGGTGAAATCACTTAGGAAGGCCATTGTTTAATATGCGGGAATGACAGGCGAAGTTGGTCGACAGTAAGGGATAATCTCGAAACTCTAGAGTAACAAGAAAGGCCATAATCCCATCAACGACTTCTTATGAACTCCCAAGCTTGCCTTCCTCATTCCTTGGAGAAAACAAGCGAATGTGGTGGAACCTAGTCATATTCACCCAATTGCCGATTATCATGTGTAACAGAGAGGACTGACATGGGGATAAAGGCTCAATTCCCCGCGAAGAAAGTCTGCCCTAGGAAGTATAAATATAAGCCCCTGAATAGCTTATCGAAGTCGTCTCCAACTGGGGGCTCCACATGGAGCGAGATGCCCTTAACCAACAAGGACAAACGAAGTTGAAGCTCATTGCTTCTCTGAAAGGTCCTTTTCAAAAAGTTCATTCACCATCTCTCTATCCACCGGGTCCAATCAAATGTTGTGAAAGGTATCCTCCGAATGGCATAACAAATTTCACCGGGGAAGGACCAATCTTGAAGCTAGGAAGGTGTAAAGTGTTGGAGTGATAGAACCAACGTTAGTCAAAGCAATCTGATGAGGGTGGCGTATATGCAGTGAGCCGTAATGGAAATAAACTCCTCGAAGTTGGCTTCTCTAAGCAAATCATTATAAGGTTTCGCCCTTTGGGCCAATGTCATCGTTGAAGCTCAATAGCACTTGAAGCTGGAGCCCTCTAATGCGACTCCCCGAGCAAAACCATGGAGTTAGAGATCTCAAAGGAAAGAGCAATTCCATTTTCATGTTAAAGAACAAGTGCCTTACCCCTCGTGCCCGCGGACCTTGGCAAGGATGGGCTTGTAAAATACCATCAAGTACATTTTATAGCTCCCATGCTGATGTCACATTTCAATGAAGTCTGACCAGAGAACTACATTGATATAAAACCTATTCTCCATTAAGTACCGATGGATTTCCAATCACTACAAAAATTGCCATCTACTAATTAACAATAATGCTAATAGTAAGAAAATCCGCTAGCAAATGCAATTTACATTAACGGAAAGAAGCTTGTTAAAAAAGAGCCATTCATATACAAATAAACATTATCAATTGTTAGTAATTCCCTAGCAATTCTCGCTTATATTCGCCTCCGTTAATAAAAGCTACCAATGGATTGTATTATTTGTTAGTAGAGCACCTTCTACACTAACGGAAGCTTTAGATAATTACTTCAAGTAGCAcaaattattttatctattacTGAATCTTTCGATGCACAAATGGACAATATGGTGTTAGCATAGCAAAGATTTCTCCTAATGAAGTTTTCCATTAGTACATCATTTTCTATTCCAGAACTAagggtttttcttttaaaatgtAATTGCTTTACCAATTTAATGGACTAACGtgataatatttatatgattTCACATGTGAAGAATAAGTATGATGCGTCTTGGGTAGAGTTTCAATAAGTTTCTTTTAATCTCATCTAAAACCTGAATATTGATTGTACCATTATATCCTACATATCATAATACAAAACCTATCAAACTAATTGAACACAAATTGTTCCGATTAAGTTAGGTCAACTGGCCATTGGCTCACACAAATGTCTTGTTAGATAGATGGAGTAAGATGTTTTGGGGTAAAAGGGGAATGGATTAGCTAGGAAATGCTCGTCACTTATTTATCAAGTAAACGAAATTTCTGTAACCATTGGAGTTGCTTTTATTTATGTGCCCTCGGTCGTATAACCTTTTCTATACGTGTTTGCGCATTCTCGGCGTTTTTTTACTAGAAACTATTATCCTGtactgataaaaaaatataaatcaattgaataattattaatattttcatagaAACCCAGacaattgaaaataattaaatattgacTAGTTTCTTTACTAGTAAAAATTTAACATAATATTTGATggaaactaaaaaaattaattgatgaaaACTAAAAGTGAAATTGGAAAAAaggttaaaaaaatgaaaaatgaaagtaCATATGGGTCAAGCTAGGAGTGGGCACGGGACGGTTCGGGATGGTTTTTCGCATAAGTGTAATTGTCCCGAATTTTCGATTCAAGCATTTCAATAAGCGTAACCGTTTTAGAATGAAAAAATCATCCCGAAATAAAATTGGTTCTCCGGTTCATCTAATCAAACCGTACTGATATTgagaaactaaataaaaaattctgaaatcaACAACTTAGCATACTCTAATCCATTCATCGAAGTTTGAGCACATCacaaagacaaaaaaaaaaggattagcTGATTAGGAATTtggattatattgttgaatatttatttaactaattagAATATAAAATTGTTTTTTGTATAAAGATATAGAGAGCAGTATGTAAAAGTGAATGGGAATTGCCGAGCTAAGGTTAGAGACTCGGAGAAAAAGATTCTATTGAATTTCacattataattatatgtaataataatataattaaaatatatattcggGACGGTACGGTAAATCTCAGtttctaattttgaaaaccgTACCCGTCCCGTAATCTATTTCCCCTTCAGATTCCCGAATAGTCAGCTCAAAATTGGTCCGATGAACTCTTCATTAATGACGAATTCCATTAGTCATTTTTTATCCAAAAAGTTTATGTGATCAGATTCCTCATATTGCAATGAAATTACAACAATTGGCTACTCGTAATTTCATTGTACAATTTGAAAGATATAGCTCTGTAAAATTTATACTCTGCTTgatgaaaatcaaatttcaagaATAGTTTTCTAACTCGTTTATTTGCTTTTTGACTCGAAAGTTGCGTCTAAGTTGTAATCCTATACATGAGCTTTCTGTAACATTTAAGAACTTGCAAATTGGTGGCTCGAGAGATGAAAACAATTATTTCGAAGTTGGTCTGATGAACTCTTCAAGTTATCTAACATATGAGTGGCCAACACACTACTACGTCAGTAGCGTTGCGTGCCATGTTAgattttccatccaaaatgGATAGAATATTGATTgtgagatagatttgagacgTCACCTTAAACATTGAGATGTCTCGTGTCATTTTCGTAGATTaagataaaattaagaaaatgcaGTTGGGATATATGGCAATATTTTTCAACATTCaaactaacatatatatatatatatatatgacttcTTAATTTAAACTTATAATCCACATTTTGATAGATTAGAGAAcatatgaaaaatatgtaaattttttaagtttttgatattttgatagatttgagaaaaaaatccaactatttgattttttatgttAAAAGGATATCCCATTTTCAACGTGTATTGTCATCTGCCACATAGGCAGAGTTAACGATCACGTTAGCCGAGTTAACAATTGGTACATGTGGGAAACGGAAGAaaatgttttgattttttaagtcaaaatttaaaaagttggTAGATTGATGAATTTAAGaaaactaattaaatttttaggaTATTTCCCATTTTCTCAGACCAAATTATAATTCACGTGGGCCGAAATAGCAAATTTTCAAGCCCAGCCCACTTCTTTCCGAtgcctttcttcttctctcgcTCGATCACTTGAATTTCTTCCTCGTTGTTGCTCGGCGGCTGCTGAACTCCGAGCATCCGCTGCCCTGCGCCTCCttcccactctctctctctccgccCTCGCTGCGGGCGGTCTCCGATTGGAATCGAAAACCGAGTTCTTCGGTAGCTGTATCATCGGTGCAATCGCTCAGCTGAAGTGAAAGAGGTGagtcacaattttcattttaggGTTTTACAATCAGGTGAAATTTCTGCCGAATCAGTGAGGGTGGAGGGATTTTCCAATCGATGCTTGCCATTGAGCTCGCTTTCTTGCGCCACTGTGTGTAGAAAGAAACTTCATTTGCCCGATTACGGAACGTTGATGGAATGCCGTTAATGTCCgatgatgatttttttttttaatctgttAGTATGAACGGCCCtgacatgatttttttttgcccctttgtgattttattattattaggaaAAATTGTAAATTGGAGTACGAGGTTTGTTGTATAGTTAGTGAAGTGATGGTGGAAGTGTGGTGGCCATTGGTCGGGGCGGCAATCCCGGCCCTAGTGGGAGCACAGGCatggagaatgaagaagaggCGTGCCGAGGAGCAGAGGCTAAAGAGTGCGAGGGGTCGCGAGAAGAGCTCCGAGGAGATCTTTGTCTGCGAGAGGGTGTGCACCTCGAAGAGAATGCTGAAGAAGGTCGGTTCCTTCTCCAAggacccgacccccgactCGTGCGTCACCGTGTGCGGTGTGTCCCAGCTCGATGCCTGCGCCGATGCCTGTGCCAGGACGGTGTGCGTGAACCAGCACCAGGTCCCCAATTGGAACGACATCTGCCTCAGGAGGTGCCAGAGCGAATGCTTGAGGCTCTCGAGCTCTTACTCTGATGCTTTGTAGCAGGCTGAGTCTTAGTGATGAATATTTGTTGTTTGATGATGGGGGATTCTCTCCAGCGGTGACGTTACTTTGGTAAGTGTCCATGCCACCTTGTAGAGTTCGGTTAGGGATGTGCTGGCATGGATTGAAACTGATGTTCTTCTGCCTATTGAATATGCAAGGTGTTATTTTGAATGTAATGAAACCATTGTAAATGTTCAATGGGTCATCTGTTACATGGAATCGGCTTCGGAGGTTTTCATCAACGTTATAGTCTGCTGTCCTCTGTGATCTGAACAAATTCTTCAATGATGTTGGATCCATCACAGATTCGTTGTTAGATTGTTTCGGCAGTCAATGCCACCCCATAGTTGGGAACTGGAAGTGCTTGAGTTGGTGATGCTCGAAATCTTTTCCTCTGTTCTAGCATGTTATCGAACATTGACTGCAGTACATGCTTGCAGTCAGTTTATCGAGTATTTACTGGAAAATGGCTTCTCGGAGTTCTTTGTCATTCTTTTGTCCATGGCATTTGTTTTAGTTGGTTTTTACTTGAATTGACCATGGGAGGTTACCATTACTTGATGATATCGAACTTCTCTTTTCTAGGCTTCGGATGAGACTCGAATTTGTATCATGGACAGTTTACAAggttcttcttctttgtgTTTTGAAGGCCTAAACATGGCCAGGAATGAGATAATCAATCTATCAATATGCGTATAATAAAATTGCGAAccataaaaaagaaacaaaatataattatataaaaattaaaataactgAACAATTGAGTTCGGCATTGGGTTAAAACATCacataagaaattaaaatttatgaaagTAACGGAAGACTGCTAAAGTCGCCGAGAGTATTTAGCATTGACTGAGATATCAACGTTAACGATAATTcctatttaatattataatataagacAAAATTTGCGAATAgataagttaattattattcagGATGTGAATTTGTAGTTTCGAAATATATCTACAATAAGTccacaaataaaaaagagaaaaaaaaaactggtgAAACATGTATCCTTGTTTGGAAATGGAGTTGAGATTAACTCAACTCCAttccaactatatatatatatatatatatataacaaggTGGAGGGAGAAAAAAGTAAtcattatattgttgaattatgagaaaatatgagaaaaataataaatagttgaaagaaaataataattgtattattaaattaaagaaaaagtaatgaatagttgagagaatttagtattgaaaattgaattgaatggtaattaaggtaaaaaaaattgaagaaaaaaagaaaaaataataattgtgttgttgaattgaagatactTGGAGTTAAAATGAAGTagactaaaaaaaattactctgAAAACGAAAGAAGGCCTTAATTATGGAACAAGGACATGCTTGGCTATATATTCTAGTAACACAAGAGAGCTAAATCTGACCTAATGCCTCAAGATTGTCTTGATGGAATCGAAGCATAATCGTATATTGTCGAGATCAATTTAATAACAGCCGCAAGTTTACAAGATGAACATTGATTCGACaacataaattatttcaaatagTCATGTCAGGGAAAGTTTTCTTTGGATTATTGTCAATACGAAGATAAGAACATGAATCATGCGGACATTATGGACCTGTTAGAATTCGggaacaaaaaattttaactttaattttaattttaacttaacacactacacaacaaaaatacacatttcccaagttaaaaagtttaactttaactttaactttaactcaacacactacacaataaaaacacacgtttcacaagttaaatttataatcacatctcatttgtctttttccacaatcaaaatcaaaattaaaattaaagttactttaactctgaatccaaacgcaccctaataatttcatttctttaatACAGAAATAATTGGAAGAATGGATGGGGATATAAGTGCCACACATACTCAcctaataataagaaatttttatattcgaCTGTCGTAAATGAAATTTATCATGTCCCTTCTTTTTGTAACTAAAAGATTCTAGGTTCGGTACTTGATGGGACTACCGTGCCCCTTTACTAATTATTGGAattcttattttattgtattagacCCATAAATCtcccttgtaaccgaaaaaaaattacgtaCTCTTTTACTATGCCAATATAGAACTCtcgtaactgaaaaaaaaattgcttttATGATTATCCAAACTaaagaaacaaaacaaaattatgtGTTAATTAATCAACATCCAAGAAAAGTACTTGAAGTTAATCATAAACGACTAACTAAAGGTTTGCATGGTTTAACACATTTTAGAAGATAGTAAACATATTTAGAATAACTGACTACACAGCTTGGCCAAGACAAGGGGACAACTTCACAATCGACTCAAATTACTCTTGGCCGCTCAAATGTCATAGCCAAGAGTTGGGGACAATAATAAGGACAAGTATTATTCCGTCTATTGATAAGTTGGATTAGTTGAGGGGAAAAGTATGAAAGCGCCTCTTGTGATATGAAGTTGGAATAAATAACACCATATGCTTTTTCTAAGGACATATAACACCCCTTACTTTACTCCGTCAGATATAGGGGTAATACcgttaaatttcttttcaataaacCATTTTGCCCTCAATACATTTTTAAGccatttttcaattaatttttttccttcttttttctatCGAGAACCAGCTTTAGGGTAAATATCAAGGGAAAACATGTCACTGAAAGGGCAAATGCTTCTCCTTTGTCTGACCTTCTCCTTTAGggtacaaaatcaaatttcctAAAACTTCCACTGATGGTTTGAATTTTGAAAGGGCGGCTTTTCCTTTGTCTGAGCTCGTCAGCAAGCAAGCAAGGAGCCTTGAAGAGAGGGAGACTACGAGTACGATCCGCCATCGTCCGTTCTGTCACTGGTCATGATTGGCCGTAAACAGAGTTTGGGTCGATTGTCATTGTTAAGCTCCGAAAGTGACCGAGTAGGAGCAACTAGCACTGTTGAGGTATTTTTGCTTGCTTTCTTGTCCATTATCACTCTGAAGCTTTTCGAGTCATGGGTTTAATGCTTTGTCTTTCAATTGGAATTGAGATTTAAGGTCGATGGTAGAACGGAGAAAGGAATGAAACCCTCCAATTTTGTGAAGTATCAAGAATTGGTGTTTACATGAGGAAAAAGGGCAAAAGAATGGTTGTGATGAAAATGGAAGATGAGAGGCATGTCCAGTAGATTGTCACAATTATTGTTTCTACTTAAATGGGACAAGAAAGGCATTTCGTGTTGATAGAACTAGAGCTTTGATTCCTGAAATTGTTTGAACAAATCACACCATTGTGGTTTGTATTAGGACAAATCGCACCAGCACCCTATCAGGGTAATTTTGGAATttagaaatattttattttaaaaaaataagtttctTACGAAAAAACTAATGGTAGTATATCTATGTCTGACAAAGTAAAGCACATTGTGTTATATATCCTTAGAAAAATCATGGGATACTATTTGTCCCAATCTCAAACCACAATGGGAGTTTTGTACTTTTCTCTTAGTTGAATCATATTATGATGCAAGAAGCACAAGTTGGATTCATCATTTACTCTCAACCACAGAATCTTTGACGGAGAGTGAGGGA
This region includes:
- the LOC116189624 gene encoding uncharacterized protein At5g64816, with product MVEVWWPLVGAAIPALVGAQAWRMKKRRAEEQRLKSARGREKSSEEIFVCERVCTSKRMLKKVGSFSKDPTPDSCVTVCGVSQLDACADACARTVCVNQHQVPNWNDICLRRCQSECLRLSSSYSDAL